From the Equus przewalskii isolate Varuska chromosome 19, EquPr2, whole genome shotgun sequence genome, one window contains:
- the MRPS10 gene encoding small ribosomal subunit protein uS10m isoform X1: protein MSGLIEDSWILIPVSAVCCYITHPTASGKPHRTLDSRNFSVNNCKSSTAKNGGFLLSTNMKWVQFSNLHIDVPKDVNKPMITVSDEPDTLYKRLSVLVKGHDKAVLDSYEYFAVLAAKELGISIKVHEPPRKIERLTLLKSVHIFKKHRVQYEMRTLYRCLELERVTGSTADVYLEYIQRNLPEGVAMEVTKTRLERLPEHIKEPIWETIPEEKEESKS from the exons atgtctggcttaatagaagacagctggattctcataccTGTTTCTGCAGTCTGTTGCTATATCACACATCCTACAGCCTCTGGAAAACCTCACCGGACACTG gattcgaggaatttttctgtaaacaaTTGTAAGAGCAGTACAGCCAAAAATGGTGGCTTTCTACT CAGTACCAATATGAAGTGGGTACAGTTTTCAAACCTACACATTGATGTTCCCAAGGATGTGAACAAGCCAATG aTAACCGTTTCTGATGAACCAGACACATTATATAAGCGCCTGTCAGTTTTAGTAAAAGGCCATGATAAGGCTGTATTGGACAGTTATGAATATTTTGCTGTGCTTGCTGCTAAAGAACTTGGTATCTCTATTAAAGT ACATGAACCTCCAAGAAAAATAGAGCGATTGACTCTTCTCAAATCGGTACATATTTTCAAGAAGCACAGAGTTCAGTATGAGATGAGAACACTTTACAGATGTTTAGAG ttAGAACGTGTAACTGGAAGTACAGCGGATGTCTATTTGGAATATATTCAGCGAAACTTACCTGAAGGAGTTGCCATGGAAGTTACGAAG acaAGATTAGAACGGCTACCAGAACACATCAAGGAGCCAATCTGGGAAACGAtaccagaggaaaaagaagaaagcaagtcATAA
- the MRPS10 gene encoding small ribosomal subunit protein uS10m isoform X2 gives MSGLIEDSWILIPVSAVCCYITHPTASGKPHRTLDSRNFSVNNCKSSTAKNGGFLLTNMKWVQFSNLHIDVPKDVNKPMITVSDEPDTLYKRLSVLVKGHDKAVLDSYEYFAVLAAKELGISIKVHEPPRKIERLTLLKSVHIFKKHRVQYEMRTLYRCLELERVTGSTADVYLEYIQRNLPEGVAMEVTKTRLERLPEHIKEPIWETIPEEKEESKS, from the exons atgtctggcttaatagaagacagctggattctcataccTGTTTCTGCAGTCTGTTGCTATATCACACATCCTACAGCCTCTGGAAAACCTCACCGGACACTG gattcgaggaatttttctgtaaacaaTTGTAAGAGCAGTACAGCCAAAAATGGTGGCTTTCTACT TACCAATATGAAGTGGGTACAGTTTTCAAACCTACACATTGATGTTCCCAAGGATGTGAACAAGCCAATG aTAACCGTTTCTGATGAACCAGACACATTATATAAGCGCCTGTCAGTTTTAGTAAAAGGCCATGATAAGGCTGTATTGGACAGTTATGAATATTTTGCTGTGCTTGCTGCTAAAGAACTTGGTATCTCTATTAAAGT ACATGAACCTCCAAGAAAAATAGAGCGATTGACTCTTCTCAAATCGGTACATATTTTCAAGAAGCACAGAGTTCAGTATGAGATGAGAACACTTTACAGATGTTTAGAG ttAGAACGTGTAACTGGAAGTACAGCGGATGTCTATTTGGAATATATTCAGCGAAACTTACCTGAAGGAGTTGCCATGGAAGTTACGAAG acaAGATTAGAACGGCTACCAGAACACATCAAGGAGCCAATCTGGGAAACGAtaccagaggaaaaagaagaaagcaagtcATAA
- the MRPS10 gene encoding small ribosomal subunit protein uS10m isoform X4 → MAARAVVGAVCRRLWQDSRNFSVNNCKSSTAKNGGFLLTNMKWVQFSNLHIDVPKDVNKPMITVSDEPDTLYKRLSVLVKGHDKAVLDSYEYFAVLAAKELGISIKVHEPPRKIERLTLLKSVHIFKKHRVQYEMRTLYRCLELERVTGSTADVYLEYIQRNLPEGVAMEVTKTRLERLPEHIKEPIWETIPEEKEESKS, encoded by the exons ATGGCGGCGCGAGCAGTGGTTGGCGCGGTTTGCCGGCGACTCTGGCAG gattcgaggaatttttctgtaaacaaTTGTAAGAGCAGTACAGCCAAAAATGGTGGCTTTCTACT TACCAATATGAAGTGGGTACAGTTTTCAAACCTACACATTGATGTTCCCAAGGATGTGAACAAGCCAATG aTAACCGTTTCTGATGAACCAGACACATTATATAAGCGCCTGTCAGTTTTAGTAAAAGGCCATGATAAGGCTGTATTGGACAGTTATGAATATTTTGCTGTGCTTGCTGCTAAAGAACTTGGTATCTCTATTAAAGT ACATGAACCTCCAAGAAAAATAGAGCGATTGACTCTTCTCAAATCGGTACATATTTTCAAGAAGCACAGAGTTCAGTATGAGATGAGAACACTTTACAGATGTTTAGAG ttAGAACGTGTAACTGGAAGTACAGCGGATGTCTATTTGGAATATATTCAGCGAAACTTACCTGAAGGAGTTGCCATGGAAGTTACGAAG acaAGATTAGAACGGCTACCAGAACACATCAAGGAGCCAATCTGGGAAACGAtaccagaggaaaaagaagaaagcaagtcATAA
- the MRPS10 gene encoding small ribosomal subunit protein uS10m isoform X3, translated as MAARAVVGAVCRRLWQDSRNFSVNNCKSSTAKNGGFLLSTNMKWVQFSNLHIDVPKDVNKPMITVSDEPDTLYKRLSVLVKGHDKAVLDSYEYFAVLAAKELGISIKVHEPPRKIERLTLLKSVHIFKKHRVQYEMRTLYRCLELERVTGSTADVYLEYIQRNLPEGVAMEVTKTRLERLPEHIKEPIWETIPEEKEESKS; from the exons ATGGCGGCGCGAGCAGTGGTTGGCGCGGTTTGCCGGCGACTCTGGCAG gattcgaggaatttttctgtaaacaaTTGTAAGAGCAGTACAGCCAAAAATGGTGGCTTTCTACT CAGTACCAATATGAAGTGGGTACAGTTTTCAAACCTACACATTGATGTTCCCAAGGATGTGAACAAGCCAATG aTAACCGTTTCTGATGAACCAGACACATTATATAAGCGCCTGTCAGTTTTAGTAAAAGGCCATGATAAGGCTGTATTGGACAGTTATGAATATTTTGCTGTGCTTGCTGCTAAAGAACTTGGTATCTCTATTAAAGT ACATGAACCTCCAAGAAAAATAGAGCGATTGACTCTTCTCAAATCGGTACATATTTTCAAGAAGCACAGAGTTCAGTATGAGATGAGAACACTTTACAGATGTTTAGAG ttAGAACGTGTAACTGGAAGTACAGCGGATGTCTATTTGGAATATATTCAGCGAAACTTACCTGAAGGAGTTGCCATGGAAGTTACGAAG acaAGATTAGAACGGCTACCAGAACACATCAAGGAGCCAATCTGGGAAACGAtaccagaggaaaaagaagaaagcaagtcATAA